One window of the Pyrus communis chromosome 17, drPyrComm1.1, whole genome shotgun sequence genome contains the following:
- the LOC137723714 gene encoding putative pentatricopeptide repeat-containing protein At3g08820 codes for MTAIANRASSPAFSKALETKQCLLQGFTSFNHLKHAHARLLRLGLDQDNYLLNLVLRSGFDFGHTAYSRHVFRQTAQPNIFLWNTMIRGLVSNDCFDDAIQFYGSMRKDGFLPNSFTYPFVLKACARRSDFQLGLNIHTLVVKTGFDFDVYVKTSLLCLYAKCGYLEHAHKVFDEMPEKNVVSWTAVICGYIEARRYRDAIDTFRGLLEMGLRPDSFSLVRVLSACGRLGDIGSGEWIDGYIMEIGMGRNVFVATSLVDMFTKCGNMEKARRVFDVMPEKDIVSWSSMIQGYASNGLPKEAIDLFFQMQKENLKPDCYAMVGVLSACARLGALELGDWASNLMDKDEFFTNPVLGTALIDMYAKCGNMVLAWEVFKGMKKKDHVVWNAVMSGLAMNGHVKAVFGLFGQVGKIGIRPDGNTFMGLLCGCCHAGLVDEGRRYFNNMTSVFSLTPTIEHYGCMVDLLGRAGLLDEAYELIKSMPMEANSIVWGALLGGCRLHRNTQLAELVLKQLIGLEPWNSAHYVLLSNIYSASHKWNEAADTRSQMSQQGMKKIRGCSWIEVNGIVHEFLVGDKSHTLSDKIYAKLHELAKELKAAGYVPTTDFVLFDIEEEEKEHFLGCHSEKLAVAFGLISTAPTDTIRVVKNLRVCGDCHEAIKLISKITGREIIVRDNNRFHCFIDGSCSCKDYW; via the coding sequence ATGACAGCCATAGCCAACAGAGCCTCCTCCCCTGCATTTTCCAAAGCCTTAGAAACCAAGCAATGCCTCCTTCAAGGCTTCACCTCCTTCAACCACCTCAAACACGCCCACGCCCGGCTCCTCCGCCTCGGCCTCGACCAAGACAACTATCTTCTCAACCTGGTCCTCCGCTCCGGCTTCGATTTCGGTCACACCGCTTACTCCCGCCACGTCTTCCGCCAAACCGCGCAGCCCAACATCTTCCTCTGGAACACCATGATCCGCGGCTTGGTTTCCAACGATTGCTTCGACGACGCGATCCAATTCTACGGCTCGATGCGGAAAGATGGATTCTTACCGAATAGCTTTACTTACCCTTTTGTTCTGAAAGCGTGTGCGAGGCGATCAGACTTCCAATTGGGGCTGAACATTCATACCCTTGTGGTGAAAACTGGGTTCGATTTCGATGTTTATGTTAAAACCAGTTTGCTCTGCTTATATGCGAAATGTGGGTATTTGGAACATGCACATAAGGTATTTGATGAAATGCCGGAgaaaaatgttgtttcttggacTGCCGTGATTTGTGGGTACATTGAAGCTCGCCGGTACAGAGACGCTATTGATACATTTCGCGGGTTGTTGGAGATGGGTTTGAGGCCTGATAGTTTTAGCCTTGTTAGGGTTTTATCTGCGTGTGGGAGGTTAGGGGATATAGGCAGTGGGGAATGGATTGATGGATACATAATGGAGATTGGTATGGGGAGGAATGTGTTTGTTGCTACCTCTTTAGTTGATATGTTTACCAAGTGCGGAAATATGGAGAAAGCTCGTCGCGTCTTTGATGTGATGCCCGAGAAGGATATAGTTTCTTGGAGCAGCATGATTCAGGGATATGCATCAAATGGGCTTCCTAAAGAAGCCATAGACCTCTTCTTTCAAATGCAgaaggagaatttgaaacccGATTGCTATGCCATGGTTGGCGTACTTTCTGCTTGTGCAAGATTAGGAGCACTCGAATTAGGGGACTGGGCTAGCAATTTGATGGATAAAGATGAATTTTTCACTAACCCAGTTCTTGGTACAGCTCTAATTGACATGTATGCGAAATGTGGGAACATGGTCCTTGCTTGGGAAGTCTTTAAGGGGATGAAGAAAAAAGACCACGTTGTTTGGAATGCTGTGATGTCTGGTCTTGCTATGAATGGACATGTCAAAGCTGTGTTTGGACTATTCGGACAAGTGGGAAAAATTGGAATTCGACCTGATGGAAACACTTTCATGGGCCTTCTTTGTGGATGCTGTCATGCTGGTCTAGTTGACGAGGGCCGGAGGTATTTTAATAACATGACGAGTGTCTTTTCCTTGACTCCGACAATTGAGCATTATGGATGTATGGTGGATCTTCTTGGCCGTGCAGGTTTGTTGGATGAAGCTTACGAGTTAATAAAAAGTATGCCAATGGAGGCGAATTCCATCGTTTGGGGAGCGCTGTTGGGTGGATGCCGGCTACATAGGAATACCCAATTGGCTGAACTTGTACTGAAACAACTCATTGGGCTAGAACCGTGGAACTCAGCACACTATGTTCTCCTATCAAATATTTACTCTGCAAGTCATAAATGGAATGAGGCAGCAGATACCAGATCACAAATGAGTCAGCAAGGGATGAAGAAAATCCGGGGTTGCAGTTGGATCGAAGTAAACGGGATTGTTCACGAATTCCTTGTCGGAGACAAGTCCCACACATTGTCAGATAAGATATACGCAAAACTTCACGAGTTGGCTAAGGAATTGAAAGCAGCAGGTTATGTTCCGACCACAGATTTTGTGTTGTTTGAcatagaagaggaagaaaaggagcatTTCCTTGGCTGTCATAGCGAGAAGCTGGCCGTTGCATTTGGTCTGATCAGCACTGCTCCTACAGATACCATCCGAGTTGTGAAGAACCTTCGCGTGTGCGGTGATTGTCATGAGGCGATAAAGCTCATCTCGAAGATTACAGGGAGAGAGATCATCGTTCGGGACAATAACCGATTTCATTGCTTCATTGATGGTTCATGTTCATGTAAAGATTATtggtaa